Proteins from one Procambarus clarkii isolate CNS0578487 chromosome 8, FALCON_Pclarkii_2.0, whole genome shotgun sequence genomic window:
- the LOC123759659 gene encoding nascent polypeptide-associated complex subunit alpha, muscle-specific form codes for MALLVTVLVAVFSYATAQSFAGCRVCEDSCVTLPRTDGTCAVCVCGRVVLPDCPTNATTVKCPPGCTLGPGPDGCGGCDCPPPKPQLCAALGPCPSNCQSLVGDDGCPGCVCTSQRAVCPPVTCHDGCTVEDGEDGCRKCRCDGPGTCPAMPECLRGCIDRDDNSGCFFCNCTLAPTTSTDTSTRRPTTARPKTKPFGQVPPEEASTGLDTFVGFTSGSLNGPWPRCRSGPRLRCPLGCRIAIGPDGCRECYCGDAAYLCPGVPRCVNRCLFLSPEDRCCRCECSRQSTTSSFGFNFVNGPSFTSFTPFRPFGPVTRGNPTIRHTGLLGLPGLPTFLNHNNPAFFEVKPHATKPAPNVPYSAAAGPNVGSNYPSATPADRRDSPAAATHRNAGPRDPFPGPKDPLAVVTDRNAGPTDPAVSPTDPATNPVAAPTDPAAAPTDPATRTDPEAVPTDPATNSVATPTDPATDPAATPTDPATRTDPATRTDPAATPTDPATRTDPEATPTDSATNPAATPTDPAKNPAATSTDPATNPAATPIDPATDPVATPTDPATNPAATPTDPATDPVAAPTDRAAAPTDPATDPAATPTDPATDPAATPTDPATRTDPEATPTDPATNSAATPTDLATNPEATPTDPAKNPAAAPTDPATDPDATPTDPATRTDPEATPTDPATNPAATPTDPATDPVAAPTDPPTRTDPEASPTDSATDPKAAPTDPATRTDPEPAPTNPATDPAATPTDPPTRTDPEASPTDSATDPKAAPTDPATRTDPEPAPTDPATDPVTPTDPTAGPTDPATAPTDAPPLTLEQQIQQILPLLQQIRNILPAVGQA; via the exons ATGGCGTTGCTGGTGACGGTACTGGTGGCTGTGTTCTCGTACGCCACAGCACAGAGCTTCGCAG GATGTCGGGTGTGCGAGGACTCATGCGTCACACTGCCTCGCACGGACGGAACATGCGCAGTGTGCGTGTGTGGACGGGTGGTCCTACCGGACTGTCCCACCAACGCCACCACTGTCAAGTGTCCCCCTGGCTGCACCCTGGGGCCGGGACCTGACGGCTGCGGTGGCTGTGACTGCCCGCCGCCTAAACCCCAGCTGTGTGCCGCccttggcccctgcccctccaacTGTCAGTCCCTCGTGGGTGACGACGGGTGCCCCGGGTGTGTGTGCACCTCCCAGCGGGCTGTCTGTCCCCCCGTCACCTGTCACGACGGGTGTACCGTGGAGGACGGCGAGGACGGGTGCCGCAAGTGCCGCTGTGACGGGCCTGGCACGTGCCCAGCCATGCCCGAGTGCCTCCGGGGCTGTATTGACAGAGACGACAACAGTGGCTGTTTCTTTTGTAACTGCACGCTCGCCCCCACCACTTCGACTGACACTTCGACCCGCAGACCAACGACAGCGAGACCAAAAACGAAGCCATTTGGACAAGTGCCCCCTGAAGAAGCTTCTACTGGATTGGACACGTTTGTGGGATTCACATCAGGATCCCTGAACGGCCCCTGGCCCAGGTGTCGCAGCGGGCCGCGTCTGCGATGTCCCTTAGGGTGTCGGATCGCCATTGGGCCCGACGGGTGTCGCGAATGCTATTGTGGAGACGCCGCTTACCTGTGTCCCGGCGTGCCCAGGTGCGTCAACCGCTGCCTCTTCCTCAGCCCCGAAGACAGATGCTGCCGATGCGAATGTTCTCGccaatccacaacttccagttttgGCTTCAACTTTGTAAATGGTCCGTCGTTCACATCATTTACACCTTTCCGACCTTTCGGACCCGTTACACGTGGTAATCCCACCATCAGACACACGGGTCTTCTGGGCCTGCCAGGTTTGCCTACGTTCCTGAATCACAATAATCCTGCGTTTTTTGAGGTCAAGCCGCATGCAACCAAACCAGCACCGAATGTCCCCTATTCTGCAGCTGCAGGACCTAATGTAGGGTCAAATTATCCCTCTGCAACGCCAGCAGACCGCAGGGATTCTCCTGCTGCTGCAACACACAGAAATGCAGGACCAAGGGATCCTTTTCCAGGACCAAAGGATCCTCTTGCAGTAGTTACAGATCGTAATGCAGGGCCCACCGATCCTGCAGTCTCACCAACAGATCCTGCAACAAATCCTGTAGCCGCTCCAACAGATCCTGCAGCCGCACCAACAGATCCTGCTACACGAACAGATCCTGAAGCCGTACCAACAGATCCTGCAACAAATTCTGTAGCCACACCAACAGATCCTGCAACAGATCCTGCAGCCACACCAACAGATCCTGCTACACGAACAGATCCTGCTACACGAACAGATCCTGCAGCCACTCCAACAGATCCTGCTACACGAACAGATCCTGAAGCCACACCAACAGATTCTGCAACAAATCCTGCAGCCACACCAACAGATCCTGCAAAAAATCCTGCAGCCACATCAACAGATCCTGCAACAAATCCTGCAGCCACACCAATAGATCCTGCAACAGATCCTGTAGCCACACCAACAGATCCTGCAACAAATCCTGCAGCCACACCAACAGATCCTGCAACAGATCCTGTAGCCGCTCCAACAGATCGTGCAGCCGCACCAACAGATCCTGCAACAGATCCTGCAGCCACACCAACAGATCCTGCAACAGATCCTGCAGCCACACCAACAGATCCTGCTACACGAACAGATCCTGAAGCCACACCAACAGATCCTGCAACAAATTCTGCAGCCACACCAACAGATCTTGCAACAAATCCTGAAGCCACACCAACAGATCCTGCAAAAAATCCTGCAGCCGCTCCAACAGATCCTGCAACAGATCCTGACGCCACACCAACAGATCCTGCTACACGAACAGATCCTGAAGCCACACCAACAGATCCTGCAACAAATCCTGCAGCCACACCAACAGATCCTGCAACAGATCCTGTAGCCGCTCCAACAGATCCTCCTACACGAACAGATCCTGAAGCCTCACCAACAGATTCTGCTACAGATCCTAAAGCCGCTCCAACTGATCCTGCTACACGAACAGATCCTGAACCCGCACCAACAAATCCTGCTACAGATCCTGCAGCCACTCCAACAGATCCTCCTACACGAACAGATCCTGAAGCCTCACCAACAGATTCTGCTACAGATCCTAAAGCCGCTCCAACAGATCCTGCTACACGAACAGATCCTGAACCCGCACCAACAGATCCTGCTACAGATCCTGTTACACCGACAGATCCTACAGCCGGACCAACAGATCCTGCAACCGCTCCAACAGATGCTCCACCCCTAACACTTGAACAACAAATTCAACAAATTCTGCCACTGTTGCAGCAGATACGGAACATCCTGCCTGCTGTTGGGCAGGCTTAA
- the LOC123759807 gene encoding uncharacterized protein produces MKLLTHIIFAVVIGVSCSTRLGYLPPTNGFNGNGNGAVNGNGNGGYSNGNGAINGNGGYTNGNGAVNGNGNGNGGYTNGNGAINGNGNGLVNGVNGNGHFNGVTNGNGIINGNGNGYSTGNGNGFSNGNGNKNGFRNGNSRINRNGANGYRNGKRNGNGALANGNGNGNGHGYIYSNGNGVNGNGVNGYVNGNGANGNGVNGYVNGNGVNGNGVNGNGVNGYVNGNGVNGNGVNGNGVNGNGVNGYVNGNVVNGNGVNGNGVNGNGVNGNGVNGYVNGNGVNGNGANGYVYRNGNGVNGNGVIGNGVNGNGANGYVNGNGVNGNGVNGNGVNGNGVNGYVNGNGVNGNGVNGNGVNGNGVNGYVNGNGVNGNGVNGNGVNGNGANGYVYRNGNGVNGNGVNGNGANGYVNFNGVNGNGANGYVNGNGVNGNGANGYLNGNGVNGNGANGNGANGYVNGNGVNGNGANGYVNGNGVNGNGVNGNGVNGNGVNGNGANGYVYGNGNGVNGNGVNGYTNGNGVNGHTNGNGGYTANGNGVNGINGNGLVNGINGNGLVNGINGNGLINGINGNGHANGINGNGLANGNNGNGLVNGINGNGLANGINGNGLANGINGNGYTIAAPASPSGLYQTPSV; encoded by the exons ATGAAGCTTTTGACTCACATAATATTTGCCG TTGTGATCGGCGTTTCCTGTTCCACACGACTCGGTTACTTGCCTCCAACTAATGGTTTCAACGGTAACGGTAATGGTGCCGTTAACGGAAATGGTAACGGTGGATACAGCAATGGCAATGGCGCCATAAATGGAAACGGTGGATATACCAATGGTAACGGTGCCGTAAATGGAAACGGAAATGGCAACGGTGGATACACCAATGGTAATGGTGCCATAAATGGTAATGGAAATGGTTTAGTTAATGGTGTAAATGGAAATGGACATTTTAACGGCGTAACTAATGGAAATGGAATAATCAATGGCAATGGTAACGGATATTCTACTGGCAATGGAAATGGTTTTAGTAATGGTAACGGAAACAAAAATGGCTTTAGGAATGGTAACAGTCGGATTAACAGAAATGGTGCTAATGGGTACAGAAATGGTAAGCGAAATGGTAATGGTGCCTTAGCTAATGGAAATGGAAATGGCAATGGACATGGTTACATTTATAGTAATGGAAATGGAGTCAACGGTAATGGTGTCAACGGTTACGTCAATGGCAATGGAGCTAACGGTAATGGTGTCAACGGTTACGTTAATGGTAATGGAGTTAATGGTAATGGAGTCAACGGTAATGGTGTCAACGGTTACGTTAATGGTAACGGAGTTAATGGTAATGGAGTTAATGGTAATGGAGTCAACGGTAATGGCGTCAACGGTTACGTTAACGGTAATGTAGTTAACGGTAATGGAGTTAATGGCAATGGAGTTAACGGTAATGGAGTCAACGGTAATGGCGTCAACGGTTATGTTAATGGTAATGGAGTCAACGGTAATGGTGCCAACGGCTATGTATATCGTAACGGTAATGGAGTTAATGGTAATGGAGTAATCGGTAATGGAGTCAACGGTAATGGTGCCAACGGTTACGTGAATGGTAATGGAGTTAATGGTAATGGAGTCAATGGTAATGGAGTCAACGGTAATGGTGTCAACGGTTACGTGAATGGTAATGGAGTTAATGGCAATGGAGTTAACGGCAATGGAGTCAACGGTAATGGTGTCAACGGTTATGTTAATGGTAATGGAGTTAATGGTAATGGAGTCAACGGTAATGGAGTGAACGGTAATGGTGCCAACGGTTATGTATATCGTAACGGTAATGGAGTTAATGGTAATGGAGTGAACGGTAATGGTGCCAAcggttacgttaattttaatggagTCAACGGTAATGGTGCCAACGGTTACGTTAATGGTAATGGAGTCAACGGTAATGGTGCCAACGGTTACCTTAATGGTAATGGAGTCAACGGTAATGGTGCCAACGGTAATGGTGCCAACGGTTACGTTAACGGTAATGGAGTCAACGGTAATGGTGCCAACGGTTACGTTAATGGTAATGGAGTTAATGGTAATGGAGTCAATGGTAATGGAGTCAACGGTAATGGAGTCAATGGTAATGGCGCCAACGGTTACGTGTATGGTAACGGTAATGGAGTCAACGGTAATGGTGTCAATGGGTACACCAATGGAAACGGCGTCAACGGGCACACCAATGGTAATGGAGGCTACACTGCCAATGGTAACGGTGTCAACGGCATCAATGGCAACGGTCTCGTCAACGGCATCAATGGCAACGGTCTCGTAAACGGCATCAATGGCAACGGTCTCATCAACGGCATCAATGGCAACGGTCACGCCAACGGCATCAATGGCAACGGTCTCGCCAACGGCAACAATGGCAACGGTCTCGTCAACGGCATCAATGGCAACGGTCTCGCCAACGGCATCAATGGCAACGGTCTCGCCAACGGCATCAATGGCAACGGGTACACCATCGCCGCGCCAGCCTCTCCCTCTGGCCTCTACCAGACTCCCTCAGTGTAA